Below is a genomic region from Granulicella sibirica.
AACTCGCTGACGCTCGACGGTATCACGATCATGAACTCGCTGATCTCCTCGTCGCCCGTCACGCCGAACCCCGATGCAGTTGCAGCGGTGCAGACGCAGAACGGAAACTACACTGCGCAGTATGGCGCGTACATGGGCGTCCACATCAACGTGGACACCAAGTCGGGTACGAACAAGCTGCACGGAACCGTGTATGACTACGTGCAGAACGATTTTTTCAATGCGAAGCCGTTTACGGCTCTCTCGACGTCGCGCACGCCAGTGCTTCGGTTTAACCAGTTCGGTGCCGAGGTGGGCGGACCGATCGTGATTCCGCACGTTTTCAACGGACGCGACAAGGCGTTCTTCATGGGGTCGTATGAGGGCACACGCCGCATCTCTCAAGCCAACTCGACCGGTCAGCTCATCACGGACTCCATGCGTACGGGTGATTTCTCGGCCCTCTGCACCTCCTTTGTAGGAGGCACCTGCGCTGCTGGTGCCGGTATCCAGTTGAAGAACCCGGCAACAGGCGTGAACTATGCGAACAACCAGGTGACGAACATCTCGCCGATCGCGACGGCATTGCTCGCCTACTATCCTCACCCCAACCTTGCAGGCGTGGGCACGAACTTCAACGAGAACATTGCGAGCGTCTTCAACAAGAATGCGACGCTCGATCGCGTCGATTACAACCTTGGAGAGAAGGTCCGGTTGTTTGCCCGCTACACGTATGAGAAGAGCAACGCGGTCAACGGCGCGATCGTTGCGACCTCGCAGAGCTTCTCTCCGACGACGGACTCAAATGCGGTCATCGGTTATACGCACATCATCAAGCCCAACCTGATTAACGATCTTCGGTTTGGCTACAACAAATTCACATCAAACCAGTTGAACTACTTCGCCCAGAATGGTCTTCTCGACGCAGGCACGAAGCTAGGCATCCCGGGCTTCGTCGCGGATACCGCGAACGGTAACCCGGGTATTCCGACGATCGCAATCAGCGGCGGGTATCAGGGTCTTGGAGCAGAAGGTACCAATTGGTTCCAGGATGACCGCACGCTTCATGGTTATGACCAGATCAGCTACACAAGGGGCAGGCATAACTTCATGGCGGGTGCCGACATCCGGCGCATGACGATCGGACGCGCCGCGACCAACCAGAACCGTGGTCAATTCAGCTTCACAGGAAACTACTCCGGAAATGCCGCCGCTGACTTCCTGACGGGTTACTCGCAGACGGTTATTACGCCGCTGTTCCAGATCAAGGCGTCGATCGCGGAGTGGCGCGATGGCTTCTTCGTGCAGGATAACTGGCAGGTTTCCCAAAAGCTCACGGTGCTGTATGGCGTGCGTTACGAACTGCCGACGGTGCCCTACAGCCTGAACGGCATCGGTCGCATTCTCAACAGCGACTACACCGCGCTGATCCCGACGAGTTCGGCGACCACCGGTGCGGCTTATACGCCGGTGAAGGGCTTCAAATTCAATGGGCCGAATCATGATCTTGTCTCCCCGCGCCTCGGCCTTGCCTATCGAGCGACCGACAAGATCGTCGTTCGCTCGGGCGGCGGCATCTACTACAACCCGAACCACCTGAACGCGTACACGCTCTCCTCGAGCAACTATCCCTTCGCTGCATCGACGACCTACAGCGGACCGACGAGCGGGATTGCCACGCAGAGCTTCAGCAATCCTTCCGGGGGTGGAAGCGGATCGGCTTCCGCGGTTGCCGGTACTCCGGGAAGCTACCAGACCGCGTTTACGGATAACTACTATCTGCCGACGCCGCGCCTGTACCAGTGGAACCTTGATACGGGCGTCGACCTGGGCCGTGGAAACGCGCTCGAGTTCCAGTATCTTGGTTCGCATTCGATCCACCTCGATCACTCCCTCTATCCGAACCAGCCGCTGCCGGGTGCCGGTTCGGTCAACCCGCGTCGCCCCTACCAGTTGTTCGGCCAAATTCGCCAGATTCAGAACGACGGCCTGGGAACTTACCACGGTCTCACCGTCGTCTATCGTCAGCGCACATGGCACGGTCTTGATATGAATCTTGGTTACACGTGGGCGCACACGCTGGACACGTCAAACGACGCGAACGGCGGGGGCACCCCGATGATCCAGTACAACCTGAAGGCGGACTATGGAAATGCCAACTGGGATATCCGGAACCGCTTCGTCGGTGCAGCGACCTATGCGATGCCGACGCTGGCCAGGTTCGGTCATCTCACGGACACGCTGGCTGGTGGATGGCATGCCAACACGATCGTGACGATCCAGGGCGGTCAGCCCTTCAACGTCGGGATCACCAACGACCAGGCGAACGTCGGCGGTATCGGTACTCAGCGTCCCAACTATGTTCACGCACCCGTCTTTACGTGTGGCAAGGCGCAGTACATTGCCAAGACTTCCTGCATCGACACCACGGCTTACTCGCTTCCGGCGCAGTACACCTTTGGCAACTCTCACCGCAACGATCAGCGTGGACCCGGAGCGGCAAACGTCAGCCTCTCGGTGTTCAAAGACTTCCCGGTCTTTGAGAGCGTAAAGATCCAGCTGCGCGGCGAAGCGTTCAACGTTTTCAACCACGCGAATCTTGCAAATCCCGGAAACGTCACGTTGCCCACGGCCACCAACGGCGTGTTCAACTTCACCGGTTCCACTTTCGGCGAGGTGACGGGAACGCAGAGCGGTCTCGGCGATCCCCGTATCCTGCAACTCGCGGGCAAGATCAACTTCTAACGAGTTGCATCACTGACAGCCGCCGAGGGTCGACTTCGGCGGCTGTTTTCTTTTGCGGATCATACGCGCTAGGATCGTAGTCATCTGATTGGGCTGGAGATGCTGCACATGTTGTTTGCTCGGACACAGGGGTTGGTTCGGAAGGGTTTGTATCTTGCCGCGGGGCTTGGCGTGCTTGCGACGACTGCACTCGGGGTTATGGTGTATGCCGATACTCCGATGACGGCGGCCGATTACGAGAAGGATCCGGTGAAGATGCTGGAGGCTTACCGGCATGTCGAGGCGGCTTCGGTGTCGGATGCGGAAGAGCAGATGCTGCATGAGAAGCACTACATGTCGCATGCGATGCAGCCTGTGTTTCCGACGAAGTTCGCGGGTACGGCGTTGACGGTCTTGCTGAAGAAGGAAGAGAACAAGGATCCGAACGCACTCGGCGGGATGCTGTCGGCGATCGATAGCGGTGGGCCCGGATCGGTGTACGTGATGAAGGTGGAGGATGGCGCGGATATTGCCGGCATGGGCGGGTTGATGGGGACGGCGATGTTCGCGCGTGGGTTTGCCGGCGCGGTTGTGGATGGGGGCGTAAGGGATCTGCCGCAGTTGAAGAGGATCGGGTTTCCGGTGTATTCGACGGGCGCGGTGCCCTCGACGTCGGTGTCGCATTACCGGTTCGGCGGGATGAATGTGCCGGTCGAGATGGCGGGCACGATGGTGAACGGGAACGACATTATCTGTGCCGATCAGGATGGTGTTGTCGTCGTGCCACGGGCGCGGGCGGCGGAGGTTCTGGTGCTTGCGCAGAAGCTGGATAACAGCGAGCACAGCATGTATCCGTACATCGAGAAGTTTCACTCGATCGTCGAGGCGGTGAAGCAGTTCGGGCGGATTTAGGGTCTCGCGTCGAGTGAGGTAGTTTAGTTGCTACAGCATTTGCCCTATGACAAATGTGTGAATCTGTCGTTGAATGGTTCCATCTGATTCCCCTCTTGCTTCTGCTGCGCTGATGCCTGCCTGATGAGCCTTCCCGGCTGGCTTTGGCGCTCAGAGGAGTCACGGAGCACTCCATGCAGACGCCCGAAGTTCGAGCCGGTCTTCTCTCTCGACGCCGCTTCTTTCAGTGGACCAGTTCGCTTGCCGCTACGGTTGGCCTTGCACCCGCGATGTCTTCGGCCAGGGCCCTTGCCGAGCCGACGTTGCCTGAAGGCGAGGACTACTACGACAAGCTGGGCGTGACGAAGATCATCAACGCCGCGGGGACGTACACGATGTTCACGGCGGCGTGCATGCCTCCGTCGGTGCTGGCCGCGGTGCAGAAGGCCGCGTTGCACCCGGTAAGGCTGCATGACCTGCAGCAGAAGTCGGGTGAGTACATCGCGAAGAAGCTGCAGTGCGAGGGCGCGATTGTGACCTCGGGTGCTTCGGGGGCGATCAGTCTCGCGACCGCGGCTTGTATGCAGCATGCGAATAACATCAGCCCGCTGGCGATGCCTCAGGCGATCGATGGCATGAAGAACCAGGTGATTGTGCAGAAGGCGCATCGGTATGGGTATGACCATGCGATGTTTCTGTGCGGAGCGCGCGTGACGGAGGTCGTCACGATGGACGACTACAAGCGTGCGTGCGACGCGGGCAATGCGATCATGACGAACTTCTTCAATGCTGCGGAGGAAGAAGACGGGCTGCCGGGGACGGCGCAGATCGGGCGCGAGGAGTGGCTGCGGGTGGCGCATGACCACGGGATTCCATGCCACATCGATGCGGCGGCGGATATGCCTCCGATTTCCAATCTTTGGAAGTACACGGGGATGGGCTTCGATCTTGTTGCCTTCTCGGGTGGCAAGGGAATGCGCGGGCCGCAGAACGCCGGGCTCCTGCTAGGTAAGAAAGAGTTGATCGATCTTGCGAACCAGAACAACAATCCGGGCGATGGTGTTGGGCGCGGGATGAAGGTGGCGAAGGAGCAGGTGGTCGGCATGGTGGCGGCGGTCGACTGGGTGCTTTCGCATACGGAAGAGTCGATGCAGGGCGACTACCAGAAGCGCGTCGATGTGATTGTGAAGCAGGTGAAAGATATTCCGTCGGTGAAGACGGAGACGGTGGTTCCGAAGATTGCGAATCATGTGCCGCACCTGCTGATCCGGTTCGACCCGGCGGCTACCGGCACGACGACGAAGGAGATCGTGGCGGCCCTGCGGGCGCAGACGCCTTCGATCGAGTTGAATCCGAACACCGGGCGTAAGCCCAACCAGGGGATTCCGTCGGATGCGAACACGCTTGTGGTTGGGGTGTGGATGCTGCAGCCGGGTGAGGATGAGATTGTGGGCAAGCATATTCGCGCTGCTCTTACCAAGAAAGCTTAGATAGAAACGAAGGGATGATGACGATGGAAAAGCAGACACGCAGGGGACTTTTGAAGAATGCCGCAGCGGCGGCGGTCGGCGCGACTGGCGCGGTTGCCATGATTCCGGAGGCGCAGGCACAGGCTCCGGCTATTGAGTGGAAGAAGAAGGCTGTGAAGCGTGCGCCGAGTGGAGATAAGGTGCTTGCGCCGACTCCGGGTGCGGCTCCGGATAAGCCACCACTGTTCAACGGCATTATCAGCTTCGGCAATCTCGTGTTTCTTGCAGGCGTTGGGGCACATTTTCAAGGCACGATTGAGGAGCATACGAAGCACGTACTTGATGAGTTGGAGGCAAACCTGAAGCTCGCGGGCTCTTCGATGGAGAAGGTGCTCAAGGTAAATGTGTATCTGAGCGATTTGAAGGACTACGCGGGCATGAACTCGGTGTACCAGGGACGCT
It encodes:
- a CDS encoding selenocysteine synthase, encoding MQTPEVRAGLLSRRRFFQWTSSLAATVGLAPAMSSARALAEPTLPEGEDYYDKLGVTKIINAAGTYTMFTAACMPPSVLAAVQKAALHPVRLHDLQQKSGEYIAKKLQCEGAIVTSGASGAISLATAACMQHANNISPLAMPQAIDGMKNQVIVQKAHRYGYDHAMFLCGARVTEVVTMDDYKRACDAGNAIMTNFFNAAEEEDGLPGTAQIGREEWLRVAHDHGIPCHIDAAADMPPISNLWKYTGMGFDLVAFSGGKGMRGPQNAGLLLGKKELIDLANQNNNPGDGVGRGMKVAKEQVVGMVAAVDWVLSHTEESMQGDYQKRVDVIVKQVKDIPSVKTETVVPKIANHVPHLLIRFDPAATGTTTKEIVAALRAQTPSIELNPNTGRKPNQGIPSDANTLVVGVWMLQPGEDEIVGKHIRAALTKKA
- a CDS encoding TonB-dependent receptor produces the protein MKKIILCCLMLLSAFAGHAQVANNTSLVGTVTDPSGAVVAGAKVIGINRETKVEYPATTNAEGYYSIPFINPGTYDVVVDKDGFRKVTTSGVVVTLNLSVRTDVAVTVGSATDTVTVSAETPALSTDDAVIGETLSAKTVENLPMNTRRVMELAATASNIIVGPKTSYTGVPPGANFIGAGTREVTNSLTLDGITIMNSLISSSPVTPNPDAVAAVQTQNGNYTAQYGAYMGVHINVDTKSGTNKLHGTVYDYVQNDFFNAKPFTALSTSRTPVLRFNQFGAEVGGPIVIPHVFNGRDKAFFMGSYEGTRRISQANSTGQLITDSMRTGDFSALCTSFVGGTCAAGAGIQLKNPATGVNYANNQVTNISPIATALLAYYPHPNLAGVGTNFNENIASVFNKNATLDRVDYNLGEKVRLFARYTYEKSNAVNGAIVATSQSFSPTTDSNAVIGYTHIIKPNLINDLRFGYNKFTSNQLNYFAQNGLLDAGTKLGIPGFVADTANGNPGIPTIAISGGYQGLGAEGTNWFQDDRTLHGYDQISYTRGRHNFMAGADIRRMTIGRAATNQNRGQFSFTGNYSGNAAADFLTGYSQTVITPLFQIKASIAEWRDGFFVQDNWQVSQKLTVLYGVRYELPTVPYSLNGIGRILNSDYTALIPTSSATTGAAYTPVKGFKFNGPNHDLVSPRLGLAYRATDKIVVRSGGGIYYNPNHLNAYTLSSSNYPFAASTTYSGPTSGIATQSFSNPSGGGSGSASAVAGTPGSYQTAFTDNYYLPTPRLYQWNLDTGVDLGRGNALEFQYLGSHSIHLDHSLYPNQPLPGAGSVNPRRPYQLFGQIRQIQNDGLGTYHGLTVVYRQRTWHGLDMNLGYTWAHTLDTSNDANGGGTPMIQYNLKADYGNANWDIRNRFVGAATYAMPTLARFGHLTDTLAGGWHANTIVTIQGGQPFNVGITNDQANVGGIGTQRPNYVHAPVFTCGKAQYIAKTSCIDTTAYSLPAQYTFGNSHRNDQRGPGAANVSLSVFKDFPVFESVKIQLRGEAFNVFNHANLANPGNVTLPTATNGVFNFTGSTFGEVTGTQSGLGDPRILQLAGKINF
- a CDS encoding RidA family protein; protein product: MEKQTRRGLLKNAAAAAVGATGAVAMIPEAQAQAPAIEWKKKAVKRAPSGDKVLAPTPGAAPDKPPLFNGIISFGNLVFLAGVGAHFQGTIEEHTKHVLDELEANLKLAGSSMEKVLKVNVYLSDLKDYAGMNSVYQGRWGSVPPVRTTIAVAGGVPGNSLVEIDCIASI
- a CDS encoding RraA family protein, giving the protein MLFARTQGLVRKGLYLAAGLGVLATTALGVMVYADTPMTAADYEKDPVKMLEAYRHVEAASVSDAEEQMLHEKHYMSHAMQPVFPTKFAGTALTVLLKKEENKDPNALGGMLSAIDSGGPGSVYVMKVEDGADIAGMGGLMGTAMFARGFAGAVVDGGVRDLPQLKRIGFPVYSTGAVPSTSVSHYRFGGMNVPVEMAGTMVNGNDIICADQDGVVVVPRARAAEVLVLAQKLDNSEHSMYPYIEKFHSIVEAVKQFGRI